A single region of the Dromaius novaehollandiae isolate bDroNov1 chromosome 27, bDroNov1.hap1, whole genome shotgun sequence genome encodes:
- the STRIP1 gene encoding striatin-interacting protein 1 isoform X2, producing the protein MAQPAERPEPGATPNMAAALPRLSLPLPREGGGYSESPDLEFEYADTDKWAAELSELYSYTEGPEFLLNRKCFEEDFRIHVRDKKWTELDKNQHRTHAMRLLDGLEVTAREKRLRVARAILYVAQGTFGECGSEADVQAWMRYNIFLLLEVGTFNALVELLNMEIDNSAACSSAVRKPAISLADSTDLRVLLNIMYLIVETVRQEAEGDKAEWKTMRQTFRAELGAPLYNNEPFSVMLFGMVTKFCSGHAPHFPMKKVLLLLWKTVLCTLGGFEELQSMKAEKREILGLPPLPEDSIKVIRNMRAASPPASASDLIEQQQKRGRREHKALIKQDNLDAFNERDPYKADDSREEEEENDDDNSLEGETFPLERDEVMPPPTQHPPSDRIACPKGLPWAPKVREKDIEMFLESSRSKFIGYTLGSDTNTVVGLPRPIHESIRTLKQHKYTSIAEVQVHMEDEYLRSPLSGGEEEVEQVPAEILYQGLLPSLPQYMIALLKILLAAAPTSKAKTDSINILADVLPEEMPTTVLQSMKLGVDVNRHKEIIVKAISAVLLLLLKHFKLNHIYQFEYMAQHLVFANCIPLILKFFNQNIMSYITAKNSISVLDYPYCVVHELPELTAESLEAGDNNQFCWRNLFSCINLLRILNKLTKWKHSRTMMLVVFKSAPILKRALKVKQAMMQLYVLKLLKVQTKYLGRQWRKSNMKTMSAIYQKVRHRLNDDWAYGNDLDARPWDFQAEECALRASIERFNSRRYDRAHSNPDFLPVDNCLQSVLGQRVELPEDFQVNYDLWLEREVFSRPISWEELLQ; encoded by the exons ATGGCGCAGCCGGCGGAGCGGCCGGAGCCCGGCGCCACTCCCAACATGGCGGCGGCCCTGCCCCGGCTCTCCCTGCCGCTCCCGCGAGAAGGGGGG ggCTATTCGGAGTCCCCAGACCTGGAGTTTGAGTATGCAGATACTGATAAATGGGCAGCAGAGCTCTCTG AGCTGTACAGCTACACGGAAGGGCCCGAGTTCCTGCTCAACCGCAAGTGCTTTGAGGAAGACTTCAGGATCCATG TGCGGGACAAGAAATGGACTGAGCTGGACAAGAACCAGCATCGCACGCACGCCATGCGGCTACTCGACGGGCTGGAGGTCACTGCGcgggagaagaggctgagggtTGCCCGAGCCATCCTCTACGTTGCCCAAG GCACCTTTGGGGAGTGCGGCTCCGAGGCCGACGTGCAGGCCTGGATGAGGTATAACATCTTCCTGTTGCTGGAAGTGGGGACGTTCAACGCTTTGGTGGAGCTGCTGAACATGGAGATTGA TAACAGCGCCGCTTGCAGCAGTGCCGTGAGAAAGCCTGCCATCTCCCTGGCCGACAGCACGGATTTGAG agtgctgctGAACATCATGTACCTGATTGTGGAGACAGTCCGGCAGGAAGCCGAGGGAGACAAGGCCGAGTGGAAGACCATGAGACAGACCTTCCgagcagagctgg GAGCCCCGCTGTACAACAACGAGCCCTTCTCTGTGATGCTTTTTGGGATGGTGACCAAATTCTGCAGCGGCCATGCTCCGCACTTTCCCATGAAGAaggtgctgctcttgctctggaAGACTGTGCTG TGCACTCTGGGAGGCTTCGAGGAGCTCCAGAGCATGAAGGCGGAGAAACGGGAGATCCTGGGCCTCCCGCCGCTCCCGGAAGACAGCATTAAAGTGATCCGCAACATGAGAGCTGCTTCCCCCCCGGCATCGGCCTCCGACCTCATCGAGCAGCAGCAGAAGCGAGGCCGGCGGGAGCACAAG gCCTTGATTAAACAGGATAACCTCGATGCCTTCAATGAGCGGGACCCTTACAAAGCTGATGACTCCcgcgaggaagaggaagaaaacgaTGACGACAACAGCCTGGAGGGAGAGACCTTCCCCCTCGAACGTGATGAAGTGatgcctccccccacccagcaTCCCCCCAGCGACCGCATCGCCTGCCCCAAGGGGCTGCCCTGGGCCCCCAAGGTCCG AGAGAAAGACATTGAGATGTTCCTGGAGTCCAGCCGCAGCAAGTTCATTGGCTACACTCTGGGCAG TGACACCAACACCGTGGTGGGGTTGCCCAGGCCAATCCACGAGAGCATCCGAACCCTGAAGCAG CACAAGTACACGTCGATCGCAGAGGTGCAAGTGCACATGGAGGACGAGTACCTGCGCTCCCCGCTCTCAGGG GGGGAAGAGGAAGTGGAGCAAGTTCCTGCTGAGATCCTGTACCAGGGCCTCCTGCCAAGCCTGCCGCAGTACATG atTGCTCTGTTGAAGATCCtccttgctgcagcccccactTCCAAAGCCAAGACGGACTCCATCAACATCCTGGCAGACGTCTTGCCGGAGGAGATGCC GACCACAGTGCTGCAGAGCATGAAATTGGGGGTCGACGTCAATCGGCACAAGGAGATCATCGTCAAAGCCATTTCTGCTGTGTTGCTCCTCCTGCTCAAACACTTCAAGCTGAATCACATTTACCAG TTCGAGTACATGGCCCAGCATCTGGTCTTTGCCAACTGCATCCCGCTCATCCTGAAGTTCTTCAACCAGAACATCATGTCCTACATCACTGCCAAAAACAG CATTTCCGTCCTGGACTACCCGTACTGCGTGGTGCACGAGCTGCCGGAGCTGACGGCGGAGAGCCTG gaagctgGAGATAACAACCAGTTTTGCTGGAGGAACCTGTTCTCCTGCATCAACCTCCTGCGCATCCTGAACAAGCTGACCAAGTGGAAGCACTCTCGCACCATG ATGCTGGTCGTGTTCAAGTCGGCACCCATCCTGAAGCGGGCGCTGAAGGTGAAGCAGGCCATGATGCAGCTCTACGTGCTGAAGCTGCTCAAGGTGCAGACCAAGTACCTGGGCCGGCAGTGGAGGAAGAGCAACATGAAGACCATGTCGGCCATCTACCAGAAGGTCCGGCACCGTCTCAATGATGACTGGGCTTACGGCAACG ACCTGGATGCCCGGCCCTGGGACTTCCAGGCGGAGGAATGCGCCCTGCGCGCCAGCATCGAGCGCTTCAACTCGCGCCGCTACGACCGGGCGCACAGCAACCCCGACTTCCTCCCCGTGGACAACTGCCTGCAGAGCGTGCTGGGCCAGCGCGTGGAGCTGCCCGAGGATTTCCAGGTCAACTACGACCTGTGGCTGGAGAGGGAGGTCTTCTCCCGGCCCATCTCCtgggaggagctgctgcagtga
- the STRIP1 gene encoding striatin-interacting protein 1 isoform X1 — protein MEPGGGGGGGGGGPGAGPLPGNNKARGGAAPPGKARDLGRPPRKDSEGYSESPDLEFEYADTDKWAAELSELYSYTEGPEFLLNRKCFEEDFRIHVRDKKWTELDKNQHRTHAMRLLDGLEVTAREKRLRVARAILYVAQGTFGECGSEADVQAWMRYNIFLLLEVGTFNALVELLNMEIDNSAACSSAVRKPAISLADSTDLRVLLNIMYLIVETVRQEAEGDKAEWKTMRQTFRAELGAPLYNNEPFSVMLFGMVTKFCSGHAPHFPMKKVLLLLWKTVLCTLGGFEELQSMKAEKREILGLPPLPEDSIKVIRNMRAASPPASASDLIEQQQKRGRREHKALIKQDNLDAFNERDPYKADDSREEEEENDDDNSLEGETFPLERDEVMPPPTQHPPSDRIACPKGLPWAPKVREKDIEMFLESSRSKFIGYTLGSDTNTVVGLPRPIHESIRTLKQHKYTSIAEVQVHMEDEYLRSPLSGGEEEVEQVPAEILYQGLLPSLPQYMIALLKILLAAAPTSKAKTDSINILADVLPEEMPTTVLQSMKLGVDVNRHKEIIVKAISAVLLLLLKHFKLNHIYQFEYMAQHLVFANCIPLILKFFNQNIMSYITAKNSISVLDYPYCVVHELPELTAESLEAGDNNQFCWRNLFSCINLLRILNKLTKWKHSRTMMLVVFKSAPILKRALKVKQAMMQLYVLKLLKVQTKYLGRQWRKSNMKTMSAIYQKVRHRLNDDWAYGNDLDARPWDFQAEECALRASIERFNSRRYDRAHSNPDFLPVDNCLQSVLGQRVELPEDFQVNYDLWLEREVFSRPISWEELLQ, from the exons ATGGAGccgggcggcggtggcggcggcggcggcggggggccgggcgcggggccgctccCGGGCAACAACaaggcgcgcggcggggcggcgccgccgggcaaGGCCCGCGACCTGGGCCGGCCGCCGCGCAAGGACTCCGAG ggCTATTCGGAGTCCCCAGACCTGGAGTTTGAGTATGCAGATACTGATAAATGGGCAGCAGAGCTCTCTG AGCTGTACAGCTACACGGAAGGGCCCGAGTTCCTGCTCAACCGCAAGTGCTTTGAGGAAGACTTCAGGATCCATG TGCGGGACAAGAAATGGACTGAGCTGGACAAGAACCAGCATCGCACGCACGCCATGCGGCTACTCGACGGGCTGGAGGTCACTGCGcgggagaagaggctgagggtTGCCCGAGCCATCCTCTACGTTGCCCAAG GCACCTTTGGGGAGTGCGGCTCCGAGGCCGACGTGCAGGCCTGGATGAGGTATAACATCTTCCTGTTGCTGGAAGTGGGGACGTTCAACGCTTTGGTGGAGCTGCTGAACATGGAGATTGA TAACAGCGCCGCTTGCAGCAGTGCCGTGAGAAAGCCTGCCATCTCCCTGGCCGACAGCACGGATTTGAG agtgctgctGAACATCATGTACCTGATTGTGGAGACAGTCCGGCAGGAAGCCGAGGGAGACAAGGCCGAGTGGAAGACCATGAGACAGACCTTCCgagcagagctgg GAGCCCCGCTGTACAACAACGAGCCCTTCTCTGTGATGCTTTTTGGGATGGTGACCAAATTCTGCAGCGGCCATGCTCCGCACTTTCCCATGAAGAaggtgctgctcttgctctggaAGACTGTGCTG TGCACTCTGGGAGGCTTCGAGGAGCTCCAGAGCATGAAGGCGGAGAAACGGGAGATCCTGGGCCTCCCGCCGCTCCCGGAAGACAGCATTAAAGTGATCCGCAACATGAGAGCTGCTTCCCCCCCGGCATCGGCCTCCGACCTCATCGAGCAGCAGCAGAAGCGAGGCCGGCGGGAGCACAAG gCCTTGATTAAACAGGATAACCTCGATGCCTTCAATGAGCGGGACCCTTACAAAGCTGATGACTCCcgcgaggaagaggaagaaaacgaTGACGACAACAGCCTGGAGGGAGAGACCTTCCCCCTCGAACGTGATGAAGTGatgcctccccccacccagcaTCCCCCCAGCGACCGCATCGCCTGCCCCAAGGGGCTGCCCTGGGCCCCCAAGGTCCG AGAGAAAGACATTGAGATGTTCCTGGAGTCCAGCCGCAGCAAGTTCATTGGCTACACTCTGGGCAG TGACACCAACACCGTGGTGGGGTTGCCCAGGCCAATCCACGAGAGCATCCGAACCCTGAAGCAG CACAAGTACACGTCGATCGCAGAGGTGCAAGTGCACATGGAGGACGAGTACCTGCGCTCCCCGCTCTCAGGG GGGGAAGAGGAAGTGGAGCAAGTTCCTGCTGAGATCCTGTACCAGGGCCTCCTGCCAAGCCTGCCGCAGTACATG atTGCTCTGTTGAAGATCCtccttgctgcagcccccactTCCAAAGCCAAGACGGACTCCATCAACATCCTGGCAGACGTCTTGCCGGAGGAGATGCC GACCACAGTGCTGCAGAGCATGAAATTGGGGGTCGACGTCAATCGGCACAAGGAGATCATCGTCAAAGCCATTTCTGCTGTGTTGCTCCTCCTGCTCAAACACTTCAAGCTGAATCACATTTACCAG TTCGAGTACATGGCCCAGCATCTGGTCTTTGCCAACTGCATCCCGCTCATCCTGAAGTTCTTCAACCAGAACATCATGTCCTACATCACTGCCAAAAACAG CATTTCCGTCCTGGACTACCCGTACTGCGTGGTGCACGAGCTGCCGGAGCTGACGGCGGAGAGCCTG gaagctgGAGATAACAACCAGTTTTGCTGGAGGAACCTGTTCTCCTGCATCAACCTCCTGCGCATCCTGAACAAGCTGACCAAGTGGAAGCACTCTCGCACCATG ATGCTGGTCGTGTTCAAGTCGGCACCCATCCTGAAGCGGGCGCTGAAGGTGAAGCAGGCCATGATGCAGCTCTACGTGCTGAAGCTGCTCAAGGTGCAGACCAAGTACCTGGGCCGGCAGTGGAGGAAGAGCAACATGAAGACCATGTCGGCCATCTACCAGAAGGTCCGGCACCGTCTCAATGATGACTGGGCTTACGGCAACG ACCTGGATGCCCGGCCCTGGGACTTCCAGGCGGAGGAATGCGCCCTGCGCGCCAGCATCGAGCGCTTCAACTCGCGCCGCTACGACCGGGCGCACAGCAACCCCGACTTCCTCCCCGTGGACAACTGCCTGCAGAGCGTGCTGGGCCAGCGCGTGGAGCTGCCCGAGGATTTCCAGGTCAACTACGACCTGTGGCTGGAGAGGGAGGTCTTCTCCCGGCCCATCTCCtgggaggagctgctgcagtga